In Bradysia coprophila strain Holo2 unplaced genomic scaffold, BU_Bcop_v1 contig_350, whole genome shotgun sequence, a genomic segment contains:
- the LOC119081006 gene encoding peroxidase-like, whose translation MLVINMGTLESTSVVVISLLLSLSLSDGSNILNQKLGCLDFSLVMLKAKTLIGSETLQDIFLERIGYLKSPFLFSVDSCNADLNTKVKNAKVLTVAAQIYRSEYNITLQEFETLANKCMKAKSPMIRAHPKYRSIDGRGNNLKNPEWGASDTPFSRYGPHNYEDGVYKIKKSVTGADLPNARLLVRDLLMKAVRSPPPKVTYNMMGLLIILFATHDLHYQVPTTPHCKEADIRCCSKDGQYALPNDLSNSACFPIEISKEDPFYKHENIGCLNVVRSQLGTYSNVAKPGQILNRATAYLDLSLIYGNNDSEMRPIRLYKGGKLRMGKGNLLPVNCNGKYLPSMDRFVVTPIASIWPALFARNHNNLASGLAKLNRRWDDETLFQEARRINIANFQFNLITAKSIEKVFNKVVNESYSDKRNAATFAEFSFTYRGGHYYIPQHMVLRHKNSSETKHLQSDTIGKIDILENDFDAALRGAAQQHVNDEQYADEIINRIGKDSKGYGLDLISLDIQRARDQGIPSFVEIRRKCKLQPEINSFDDFGKIFNKANVDLLKSMYASYEDVDFYVGGLLEAFVSVANPFAGPTFGCIIGENYNNVMGGDIYYFSHPENPHPFTTAQINAVRNYAIPNLFCANSGLKETNKYWSLTPSAMNPTTKCTEFPPMDLSAWKE comes from the exons ATGTTAGTCATCAACATGGGTACATTGGAAAGTACATCAGTGGTAGTAATATCGCTCCTTTTGAGCTTGTCCCTCTCTGATGGCTCGAATATACTAAACCAAAAATTGGG CTGCCTGGATTTTTCATTAGTTATGCTGAAAGCCAAAACTTTGATTGGATCCGAAACACTGCAAGATATTTTTCTGGAACGAATTGGGTATCTGAAAAGTCCGTTTTTGTTCTCAGTCGATTCTTGCAACGCAGATTTGAACACGAAAGTTAAAAATGCGAAAGTACTTACGGTCGCTGCACAAATTTATAGAAGCGAATACAATATAACCTTACAAGAGTTTGAAACGTTGGCGAATAAGTGCATGAAGGCCAAATCACCAATGATAAGAGCTCATCCCAAATACCGTTCGATCGACGGCcgtggaaataatttgaaaaatccaGAATGGGGAGCATCCGACACACCATTCTCCCGATATGGACCACACAATTACGAAGATGGAGtttataaaattaagaaaagtgTAACAGGAGCGGATTTACCCAATGCTCGGTTACTCGTTCGAGATCTGTTGATGAAAGCTGTAAGATCTCCCCCACCGAAAGTGACTTACAATATGATGGGTCTTCTGATTATTTTATTTGCCACTCATGATTTACATTACCAAGTTCCGACTACCCCCCATTGTAAAGAAGCTGACATCAGATGCTGTTCGAAAGATGGTCAATACGCATTACCAAATGACTTATCAAATTCTGCCTGTTTTCCGATAGAAATATCGAAAGAGGATCCGTTCTACAAACACGAAAATATTGGCTGTCTCAATGTTGTAAGATCACAGTTGGGAACGTATTCAAATGTTGCTAAACCTGGACAAATACTGAACCGAGCTACGGCTTATTTAGATTTGTCTTTGATTTATGGAAATAACGACTCGGAGATGCGACCAATCAGACTTTATAAGGGTGGAAAGTTGAGAATGGGAAAAGGTAATTTGCTTCCGGTTAACTGCAATGGAAAATATCTGCCATCTATGGATCGATTCGTTGTCACTCCAATTGCCAGCATTTGGCCAGCACTGTTCGCTCGAAATCATAATAATTTGGCTTCAGGACTGGCAAAATTAAATAGACGTTGGGACGATGAAACTCTCTTCCAAGAAGCACGGAGAATCAACattgcaaattttcaatttaatttgattacaGCAAAATCGATCGAGAAAGTCTTTAACAAAGTCGTCAATGAAAGCTATTCCGACAAAAGGAATGCAGCGACATTCgctgaattttcatttacgtACAGAGGCGGACACTATTATATACCACAGCACATGGTTCTGCGACATAAAAACAGTTCTGAAACAAAACACTTACAGTCTGACACAATTGGAAAAATCGATATATTGGAAAATGATTTCGATGCTGCACTAAGAGGTGCCGCCCAACAGCATGTGAATGACGAACAATACGCGGATGAG ATAATTAACAGAATCGGTAAGGATTCAAAAGGCTACGGATTGGATCTTATTTCTCTGGATATTCAACGTGCACGAGACCAAGGAATTCCGTCCTTCGTCGAAATAAGAAGAAAGTGCAAGTTACAGCCAGAAATAAATAGCTTCGACGATTTCggcaaaattttcaacaaggCAAACGTCGATCTATTGAAGAGCATGTACGCGTCTTATGAAGACGTCGATTTTTATGTTGGCGGTTTGTTGGAAGCCTTCGTTTCGGTTGCTAATCCGTTCGCTGGACCTACTTTCGGTTGTATAATTGGAGAGAATTATAACAACGTCATGGGCGGCGACATATATTACTTCTCGCATCCCGAAAATCCGCATCCATTTACTACTGCTCAAATCAATGCCGTCCGTAACTATGCCATTCCAAATCTTTTCTGTGCGAATTCGGGCTTGAAAGAAACTAATAAGTACTGGTCATTAACACCTAGTGCAATGAATCCGACAACTAAATGCACTGAATTTCCACCGATGGATTTGTCGGCGTGGAAGGAATAA